The Centroberyx gerrardi isolate f3 chromosome 7, fCenGer3.hap1.cur.20231027, whole genome shotgun sequence genome contains a region encoding:
- the LOC139919082 gene encoding uncharacterized protein LOC139919082 — MNRGTGQQFQYQWAEDDFDVPPGVGRLGLSAPISNKVYIMYHGTSKHSARLIQANGFKQSQGGMLGPGVYLSRDLDKASRYPIELPVSERAVIKVKVNVGKVIAINKQGHSRQKTWHDPRYGEVFDTAWVPPNCGMVKSGLEEDCVWDPNRITILKVISPRQLPPTSGCYAAGYM; from the coding sequence ATGAACCGAGGCACAGGCCAGCAGTTCCAATACCAATGGGCTGAAGATGACTTTGATGTTCCGCCCGGTGTAGGCCGACTGGGTCTTTCAGCACCAATATCTAATAAAGTCTACATCATGTACCACGGCACCTCCAAGCACAGCGCTAGGCTCATCCAGGCCAACGGCTTCAAACAGTCTCAGGGCGGGATGCTTGGCCCCGGCGTGTACCTCAGCAGAGACCTGGACAAAGCCAGTCGCTACCCCATTGAGCTTCCTGTGTCCGAGCGGGCCGTCATTAAGGTGAAGGTCAACGTGGGGAAAGTGATCGCCATCAATAAACAAGGCCATTCGCGTCAGAAGACCTGGCATGACCCCAGATATGGCGAGGTGTTCGATACCGCCTGGGTGCCGCCCAACTGCGGTATGGTGAAGAGCGGTCTGGAGGAAGATTGTGTCTGGGATCCCAACCGAATCACCATCCTCAAAGTCATCTCGCCACGCCAACTCCCACCCACCTCAGGCTGCTATGCAGCAGGATACATGTGA